One Pyrus communis chromosome 13, drPyrComm1.1, whole genome shotgun sequence genomic window carries:
- the LOC137713271 gene encoding microtubule-associated protein 70-2-like translates to MASTTTHISNGEHEPPTKPPAFTSSASFRARKKTNYSAGISRAASDVDDIVTLMHGSDPVRVELNRLENDLRDKDRELGDAVAEIKSLRNSERLKEKAVEELTDELNKVDEKLKATEALLESKNLEIKKINDEKKAALAAQFAAEATLRRVHAAQKDDEMPPIEAIIAPLEAELKLARQEVTKLQDDNRALDRLTKSKEAALLDTERTVQIALAKASLVDDLQNKNQELMKQIEICQEENKILDKMHRQKVAEVEKLTQTVRELEEAVLAGGAAANAVRDYQRKVQEMNEEKKLLEREVARAKVSANRVATVVANDWKDSSDKLMPVKQWLEERKFFQGEMQQLRDKLAVAERTAKAEAQLKEKYQLRFKVLEDKLKASNGKSRAAPDAKIISNRPSRRQSLGGAENISKSSSNGYLSRTKSNLQSGFNRSNSATAILKQATVSSRSFDGGSRLLDRDKLIPGATGKDCMPNSAHDQTCMNEVVGRHEESSNGTLAEQSRREHEDYVSGVLYDMLQKEVVSLRKACHEKDQTLKDKDDAIEMLAKKVDTLNKAMEVEAKKMRREVAAMEKEVSSMRVTKEHDQRTRRLSAPRGAVNSSHTLSSRNAHRS, encoded by the exons atggccagcactacTACTCACATTAGCAACGGCGAACACGAACCGCCGACGAAGCCCCCCGCATTCACCTCCTCCGCTTCCTTCAGGGCTCGCAAGAAGACCAATTATTCCGCCGGAATCTCCCGTGCCGCCTCCGATGTCGATGACATCGTCACTCTCATGCACGGCTCCGATCCAGTCCGTGTTGAGCTCAACCGCCTCGAAAATGACCTCCGAG ATAAAGACAGGGAGTTGGGAGATGCTGTGGCGGAAATTAAGTCTTTAAGAAATTCAGAGCGCCTTAAAGAAAAGGCGGTTGAAGAG TTGACAGATGAACTTAACAAAGTGGATGAAAAGCTTAAAGCAACTGAAGCTCTTTTGGAAAGCAAG AATCTTgagattaagaaaataaatgatgagaaaaaaGCAGCTTTGGCTGCGCAATTTGCAGCAGAAGCCACACTTCGAAGAGTTCACGCTGCACAGAAAGATGATGAAATGCCACCCATTGAAGCCATCATTGCTCCACTGGAGGCAGAGCTTAAGCTTGCTAGGCAGGAG GTAACCAAGTTGCAGGATGACAACAGAGCacttgatcggcttactaaatCCAAAGAGGCTGCTCTGCTTGACACCGAGAGAACTGTTCAGATTGCTTTGGCAAAAGCATCCTTGGTTGACGATctgcaaaacaaaaaccaagagCTAATGAAACAGATTGAAATATGCCAG GAGGAGAACAAGATACTTGACAAAATGCACAGACAGAAGGTAGCTGAGGTTGAGAAGCTGACACAAACTGTTCGAGAACTTGAGGAGGCTGTTTTAGCTGGTGGAGCTGCTGCCAATGCTGTGCGTGATTACCAGCGGAAAGTGCAGGAGATGAAT GAGGAGAAAAAACTATTGGAGCGGGAGGTGGCTCGTGCAAAGGTCTCTGCAAATCGGGTTGCCACTGTTGTTGCAAATGACTGGAAAGACTCCAGTGACAAACTCATGCCCGTAAAGCAATGGCTTGAAGAAAGGAAATTTTTTCAG ggAGAAATGCAACAGCTTAGAGACAAACTGGCTGTAGCTGAGCGTACTGCAAAGGCAGAAGCACAATTGAAG GAAAAATACCAATTGAGATTTAAGGTTTTGGAGGATAAGTTAAAAGCATCTAATGGTAAATCGCGTGCGGCTCCAGATGCAAAAATCATAAGCAACAGGCCTTCAAGGCGTCAGTCTCTTGGTGGAGCTGAGAACATTTCTAAATCGTCCTCTAATGGCTATCTATCTAGGACAAAATCAAACTTACAATCTGGTTTCAACCGTTCCAACAGTGCCACTGCAATATTGAAACAAGCCACAGTTTCATCTAGATCGTTTGATGGTGGTAGTAGATTGCTAGACAGAGATAAGCTAATCCCAGGTGCAACCGGGAAAGACTGCATGCCTAACAGTGCCCATGATCAGACTTGTATGAATGAGGTAGTAGGTAGACATGAGGAGAGCTCAAATGGAACTTTGGCTGAACAGTCCAGGAGAGAACATGAGGATTATGTTTCTGGAGTACTGTATGATATGTTACAGAAAGAGGTCGTATCTTTGAGGAAAGCTTGCCATGAGAAAGATCAAACCCTCAAAGACAAGGATGATGCAATTGAG ATGTTGGCAAAGAAGGTGGATACACTTAACAAAGCAATGGAGGTCGAGGCCAAAAAGATGCGGAGAGAAGTAGCTGCAATGGAAAAAGAAGTCTCTTCTATGCGTGTCACTAAGGAGCATGATCAGCGGACACGGCGCTTAAGTGCTCCCCGGGGGGCAGTAAATAGTTCTCATACACTTTCTTCAAG AAATGCGCACAGGTCATAG